Genomic DNA from Solanum pennellii chromosome 3, SPENNV200:
AAAAATCGCATTATactgtttaaaaataaaacaaaatagaatatttgagttctaaaattatcaaaaagataaTTTCTATGGTtagaaacatttttaaaattgtacTGAAAAAGCTAATTAACTTGATTTTATATTGTGAGGGCTGAAAATAGGGTAGGTAAAAATATAGTGAATATTGAATAACAAATGGAAAACACAAAATATTAATGAAGTTGATAATGATTAagcattttaaatttataataaataataaaattaaaatgatacaaAGAGAATAAACCGCATTGTTACACATGTTTAGAGGCTATTGATGAGGGAATAAGATAAGGCTAAGTACATAGTACAATTTGTATTGCTTGTTGTAGGACTCTTTATAGTCACGGTCGTCCTTCTCATGTCTCaaaatataatagtaaattatagaaaaataaattttaaatagttatTTAAGAAAGAATATGTGATGTTatgtttagaaataaaaactcaTATCAAATGTATGATAAACCGAaggaaaaatgcataagtaaTCTCCAAATCTATGTCTCAAATTTCAAAGGcacacttatattataataaGGGCATCTCCAACCCAAACACAAAATTTTACATCAAATATGATGTTAACATTAAATTTAGTCTAATCAACTCCAACCTACTTCACcaaattttacataaaaaaaatctctcttttcattattatattgttatttcttatttcatttatatttcttatttcataaaacaAATTCTTTCCAAAACATTCaccatatataattcatattatttccttttataatagtgtaatgaagtataaaattattgtgtaccatatttttttaaataatataaattgctagtaaatattatatattatacataataatggataatacaaatacaagtgaaatcattaatgaaatacaattaaataaatattacataattgaaaaaatattttaaattctacataaatattcaactttcaaGATCACTATGGTGCTCCCATAAATGCTCTATTAATGCATTACGTAGTCAAAATAAACATAGATCTTTGAAAATTAGAgaatttaaagaagaaaataaaattatattaataaatatggaTGGTATTGCTAATCCAAATGTTGGTGAATTTGTTCGACAAGAACAAAGTCGAATAATGGAaaacaaaacatcaatttcagcAGCCGCAAccacaaccacaacaacaataattttttatccttcacaattcatattttaatagtATTGATGAATTCGGATTGAATCTAtcagattattaatttattatagtaatttttgtaagttattgtgtttttttttttaaattactatatattttgtatttcaattttgatGTATATCAATTACTAGTTTGTTGAAtgtttttcaatatattttaagtacattatattatttcttcaaaaatttatatgtttgcatttttaatttttgtcaaagttaattgtaatttatataatttagagtataatttaaaaaaaaaaacaaaaaaaattgtaaaaaagtcatatagaaaaattaatttacaaaaaagcgaattttatatttaaaaatgaatattaaataaatattacataaagaATAAACAAgagatttaattaaaacatacaatttatataatatttaattaaaagtttataaGTGAATGGGGTGATGAATAGTGTTAACACTATTCACACACCAAATTTGATGTATAATTAGTGTGGGTTGGAGCTCAAAACACCAAATGTAGGCCTATTTCTTCGATTTCtagcttgagtaagaatagaactctcatatttatataatGAATTGTTCATCTTCTCTTGTGGACATAGATcaattgaccgaaccacgttaaatatttgtttgttttggtatatttcttgtttgtcttcttactcagGATCTTTCTAGATTTGTTTTGCTAGCTTTCGCATGACATCTGATTATTTCGATCCTAATAATATGGACATTCCTTAagaagtattaaaaaaaatcttgataCAACTAACATTTACAACAAACTTATTAGAGAACAACCAAAAGTTTCAACTATATGTACTAaaacatgttcttgttattatCTCTCAgtagttttaatataaaatcaaatggACTAAGCAAATTCATCACTACCGTTTACACATGTATTATCACCACATCTATGTAACTGTTGAACAAGAAAGAATTCTAAATGCTATTTCCATGGTTATAATCCCCTAAAACAATGTACATCATCTGGCAGTAGTAAGCAGTTGCATTATACGACGTTGTATTCGCGGAGTTTTTCCAAGAAGGTTTTTCCAACAGAAGATCCTTCTTTAACAAAAATGGCAGGATATCCAATTGGTGCTTCCACCCAAGCTTCAGAACCATGTGTTGAATACAATTTTCctgtccaaatatgcttccaTGACGAGCCTTCTCCTATCGGGAAATAGGCCTTAACAGTTTCCTTGCCTTTGTCGAGCACAGGTACCACAAGAATCTCTGTGCCAACTAAAAATTGCTCATATGTTAAGCTATGTACATCTTCATCTTCTGGATAGTGAAGGAAGAGATGTCGACAAATTGGTAGCCCTTTCTGAGAGGCTTCCTGAGTAAtcgggaaaaaaaaagaaggtaatAACTCTTAGATCTTTTTGGTTTATAATTCTAGTTTGGAGAAAACAGTTGTAGAGAGATTGTGTATATGTTACCTTAACTAGTTGAATCCTGTAAAACTTCCATGCTTTGTAGACCTTTGCAAGACGTGCGAAATGTGAAAGAGTTCTATTGTTAGAGTAGAACTGGCTGTTGCAAGATGGCTTGTTACCCTGAATGAATGATCAAAAATGACAGAACATGTCAAATTTTTGAGCATGAGaacgaaaagaaaaagaaatactcCCTcagtttcaatttgtttgtctggtTTTATcttgacacggagtttaagTAAGTAAAAAACactttgaatcttgtggtctcAAACTAACCGTACCATAATGCCCTCTAATCCTATTGTCTTAAACATGTCAGGTGAAAAGTTGGAATTGAAGAGCTGGTAAAAAAGGAGAAATATTCTTGTTTAAAAGGACTAAAAGTCAAAAGGAGATATacaaattgaaatggagaaaGTAGGAAATATGAGTCCTGGAGATGTGCTGAATCTTACTTCATGTGTCCGAAACACAGTGGTGAAGGCAGCCAATTCCATCCATCGCAAAAGAAGCTCTTCACTTCTTCGATACTTAAAAAATGGTAATGGTAAGTTTACTGCACAGTAGCCTCCAATGTCACTGTGATTAAGAGCATATCCTGAAAGTCCTCCGCTAAGCAAGCCAACGACTGCACTCTTGATGCCATCATTTTTTTGCCAACTTACCATTTGGTCTCCCTCCCAAAATAGCATTGCCCATTTAGGAGTATCCCTATAACCAGCCCTCATGAAGAAAACTAAACTTTCCTCTGGATCTTCTCCCTCTTTACCTACATGTGTGCTTTTCCATTCGTCCACGAATTCCCTGTTGATTTTGGCCCATAATTCGGGATATCTATTATGCGCTGCAATTGGATCTTCACCTGGATAATTAAAAGGACTATATATTAGTACTTTCTTAGACAcaaatgttgaagaagaaaatgatgtTGTTGGCGGACCTGAATACAAGCAGGCATCCACAGGAAGGCCTTCGCCAAAATCTGCCATCCATCCTCGTACTCCATCATCTACCATTTCTTGCAGAATCTGCTTGAACCAGTTAGCGGTACGTGGATGTGTCAAATCCAGCATCCCTACATCAAATGCTGTATTGGGAACCATATACAGTTCTCCATTCTTGTCTTTTACTAAGATATCCAACTTCTTTGCCTCCTCAAAATGGTGTCTTCTTATGTTTGTCTTTTTATCCATCTGCAGTTTTTTTGAACCAAAACTTCTAAAGGTTGTCTACGAGGAGTTCCACACAATAACGATAAGTTAACAGTTATGATGAATACCGGAGCCAGACAAGGATTGCAATATGTCATCACTTTGATATGTTGCTTATTAAGGTCTTGAATTAGTTGTTTCCATCCCGAGTATCTCGTTTCATCTGCTTCCCAGTTCCACCAAAGTTGTGATCCAATGACTGTCTCTCTCTGCCCTACCCAATCCTGAAAAAAAAGCGTATACGAAAAGATGTTGCAAACTTCAATAACTCATCTATTTTTGAATCAATCTAAAAGTATTCATTTAAATGATCTTCTCTTGGTGTACCTGCAACCAGAACGCTGATACTGGGACGTCATATCTTTGCATTTCATTCCAAATACTGCGGACAGTGTCCGTTCCACCTTGCATTCCCACTACTGCACCAGAAATAATCCACTCTGGAAGAAGTGGAGGCCTACCAATGCTTCGTGTGAAACATTCAATGAGTTCAGTAGGTGAGTTCCCGTGTAGTATCCGACCTTCCAATGAGTCCCCATGTAACTGCAACAAGATATCAAAGTATGAGCTCAAGTGAGTATCACATTTGAACAAAATGTACATCCTTTCGTTCATATTTTCCGCTTTAACACAACACGTAGTTGGATTGTTTCTTCAGGCCTTAATGTTCTTTCGATTTGGTATTACAACGAGATAAGATCTCGTCTTGTGTGTTGAGAGAAAATACAAGTTTTGTGCTGCAGATGATTCAGATACGACTGTTGTATTGTGTTAATGTTGGCCTAGTTAACATTATCAGAAATTACACCACCAATATTTAAGCTTGAGTTACactcaaaatattcaaaatcagGAAGAGAAATCGTCGAAACTCACCTGTATCTGAATTCTATCATCTTTCGTTAGATCAAACACTGAATAATCATAACCCTCCAAGTACATTGACCTCATCTTCGATGTCATGTAGAATGGCGAAGGCGCATAAGTTGTACTCCAATCACCTCCTGCCCTACATGACACAATAGTGCTTATTTCAgtcttttgattttaaaaacgTGGCACACTATACAACATATAATGTAGTTCGATAAAAAGAAATGTATAATACATAAACAGACGTCTCAACTGGCAAGTAAAACACTCCATCTTTGAGAGTACCTGTAGCTAACTAAATTGGCTGCAAAGGTAATAGGTTGATCGCCGCGTCCAATCCCTTGTTCTTGAACAAAAATAGGGACCCTCTTTCCTTTAAAATTCATATGAGAAAATTGCTCCCCAAAACcaaatattttctcatttttttcacttgaataTGTTAAACAAATTCTATTATTAACAACTCCTTCACTACTTTTCATCACTATTTTCTCCTCAGCTAATGATGAAACAGTAAGAGACTTTTTTAATCCTCGAAACCACCCACCTCTACGTCTCCGAATTCGACcaaattttagagaaaaaatCCTATAACTTGTTGGAGAAACTCTTTTTGGAAGTTGTAAATCTGTTTTCCCAATCCTCACTTGGAAACCAACTTGATGACATTCTTTCTGATCAAACAGAATCCAATATCTTGCACAAGTTGAATTTTCCTTCTCCGAATCTTTTCTTCGCGAAAATCCAACCTTCTTCTTTCGTTTACTTACCGCGAAAACCTTCCCTGTGATCATTAAAACAGGAAACAGGGGATACGGCGAAAAAAGTTGATCTTTATCAGATTCATTTATGATCTTTATATCGTCAATTGTCTGATTATTTGAAAGAGAATGTACATGTTTATCTTTTACGACGAATGAACCTCTGCTTTCTTCCACTTGAGTTTCAGCAATGGCAGCAGAAATGAATGGCTCACCAGGGAGAGTGGACCATATAGGCCTTGTAGGTTCAGATTTGTGAGAAATTGATAAAAACCCTCCATTTTTTGATGACCAATTTAACTGAAAATCTTTGCCAATGGGGTAGATCTGATGAGAAGGGagtttatttgaattcaagattaaAGTTCCATATATGAATGGTGAGTTTGGGGTGGATGGAAAAGGATTATTGAAATGTTTGTGATGCTTTTTGCTGATTTTCAAACTTGTCATGTTAGAAAATATGAAAGTGTTATTCTAAATGCAATCTATTTATACACATTGTACATTAGCTATGTAAAATTAATACTCCTCgcgtctcattttatgtgatactgaatttaaaaaagattgaaagattttcaaaatttgtaatTCAAGATGAATGATAGAAATTTATATCATTCTActaaggataaaataaatatgtgtcgttttttttagaatgaattaaaatgaaaaaaaaaagtcacatAAAGTAAAAAAGACGAAGTATTATTTTTGTGAATGTGTAATAGATAGTTAGAATATAATTGATCTTTTCACGTGTTTtagttcttcaaattttgaaatagaaaattCCGACCCCACCTATGTCGGTCCAAAATTTTCATTGGTTTGTCAAGATTCGAATAAGCCCTGTTGGTTGGAAATTGGAATATTATGAAAATAGTAATATTACTTTTCGAACATAAATGTCAAATTTCTTTTTAGACGTGCAAAATAACCCTTTCATCGTTAGTCTAAGCGTCACATTTATGTTAAATATAAATGAAGTcacaatttaatatatatctataaaatttaaaaataaataatatatatatatatatatatatatattattcaatatgAATACACTTGACTCATTGTAGGTCCGACTCTGGTTGCTCATCTCATATAAAATAAgggtaatttgaaaaaataaaaataaatatatctatgGACTTTGAGAAATCCATTGATTTTTGAATCATAGTTTAGTTAGACgttattttcttgataattCAAAGACGTACTTGGTCAGCTATACAGGGAAGATTCACTTTTGTATTTGATGGGGTTTCTGGAATATGCATGGAGACGCAATAATGGCTAAATTAAATGGTTCACTTAATTGGTACATTAGACTAAGTTCTTGACCTATTGAACATCTGATTCATACAAGTGTCCTTGTGTGGTTGTTATAAGTTTAGTTTGTCCTGACCCATGTGATCGTTAATTTTAACTTGACTTCAACTGATACCTagctatgttttttttaattttaggtgTACACAAGTAAATATACGTGTCTTACGTGGAAAGATGCAAGGACATATATGtatttgttcaacttttatacaaatttaagtatctACTTCTACACATTAGTAGTTACAAGaatataattatcaattaaaGCCAAACAAAAAACACGTTTGGAAAATATTCAGAAACCAATATTGATGAATATTCCCTATCATATAGTAGAGACTAAAGCCttccatttaaaattttaaattaaatagaatCTTTGACcgataaataaagaaaagaataaaagctgaaatggaaaataatttatttctccagacatttaatttgattatattcCATCtctcaagttttttttattttattttttgcattttttctaAGATAAAGGCAGAATTTTTATACAATGTAAAAAGTAAATATCATTTGACGTTGACATTTCAAATTCATAATACCAGAAACACgatcaaataattaatgtaaaagTTATTTACACGTCCACATTCCATTTTCAATTATCACTCGTTTTAAACGACTTGAATATCATTTTCACTATTGCTAGTTACCAAGCTTTAATATACAAAGTTTTAACCTTAGCAAAAATATTGATCCAATCAGACATGATCAAACAATCATATGGAAACATATTTTTAGTCTTAAAAAGTCATTGTTTcttctttaaatttcttgacAAATCAAACTATAAGAAGAAGGTATAGTTtagaatatagaaatataacattttttttggattaaataaaaaaaaacatgtctGAGAATTATGAGGTAACAATCAAGAAACTTGAAGCTCTGTTGCTTAGAGTGGATTGTATGTGGATGGCATCATGGGAATACACTATATTATTAACCTAGACCTAATTAACTCCACTATCTACCATTTATTGAAAGTTACATTGCACCTTTATACTTGTGGGACCTAATTCGAATGTAGGTTAAAAGGACGGGAAAATACACAAGTTGTCCCTTAAATGTGTCCGAAAGGCGAATTGCATGAAAAATATACTTGACTGTTAtaataaaatgttattatttgatgcaaaatatatttgacttttataataaaatgttattatttgatgtaaaatatatttgactGTTATAATAAAATGTTATCATAGAGAACATATCTTAGTTAACTAATTACCTTCATatctttcaaattcttttttttcatcttcatATTTCACCCTCCTCCCAAGTCTCATATATgccaattaaaattaaaataagtttaggaggTACTTGTGCCTTATCCCAACAAGAAAAACTCTTCCCACCGCAAAAGTTTTATCAGTTATATCAAAAAGATTTAGTTTACATTGCACAATGCTAGTTGTTTTTATCCATCAGGTGAACAAAATCGAACCAAAAACCACACCAAACCACAAACTGAGTCAACCATGTGACATATCTATGTAAACAACTTAAACAAGTAGAGATCCTATCCACAAGAACAAAGGAGTGGATATATGTAAAAGTTAAAACCCAGCCTTTGCTTTGTGAAGTATAATTTTCCTAGTGAAAAGGGAGAAACCATCTCATATCCGAGTCAAATACTCTAGAATGCAGTATTATCGCTTACATCTACCAGAGAAACCAACAAATTTCTAAATTGTCTTCAACACGCGTTCAATGCGTATATACGCACGTTTTATTATGGGTTGCAAACAGGTTAACCCATATTTGCTGTCCAGCTTAACATTGTCAAGAGAACACTTGTAATTCAATTGTACTGCACAAGAAACCATCAACATAATATTACCTCAAAGTTCCATATAAGGGATGAGAAACCATTTCAAGGACTTCATTAGACTAAAGTAGTAGCACACTGGGCCTACTCAACCATATTCAAGGAATTGCTGGCTGGCATGCATTTCTCCAGCATGAGAGAAAAGAGAAATGGGTGTTTCGATGGTATTACAATTCCAAGGTTTAGCTCCTTACACTACCACATGAACTACTATCAGCTTCAGCAGCACAACAGGTGACAGCAAGAGTAAGCTGATGAGTGATTGCCTGCAGGAAGAACTAAAATTTCTATTTTCGTTTTGTTTTGGGGTGCACCAGATTGCAGTATACAACTGCCAAGCTCCATTCTTGAAACTGCAATCAGCAATTAAACAGGGTTGACTTCTTTTCTAAACATAGGATGTAGTCTAATTCCATGGATGATCACCTACAAGTGTGGTTGTGAAATTAGATTCCACAAATAGGATGCAACATAGCTTTTATAGGATAATTAAAGACCAACGCATGATCagaatattttaatacaaagtAATATGTTCAGTGTAATGCTCCTATAGAACCCAAAAGCCATTCTTAAATTTAAAGAATTGTCATTATCAAGATAATGGAAGAAACACATCATATGCTCAATAGGAGTATTACCCAATTTTCCGCTTAAGCATATATAAGTTTAATGAGGTGTCACAAAGTCGCAATTAGGTCAATTTGACCAACCAGAATAAAGTATAAGCACAACACTTGATTTTACATTGGAGAAGTATGTGTTAAGTAAATAAGAAAGAGTACATCTTGTCGAGAGAAGGACACACGACATAGTTTCTAACTGAAACTCATAAATATATATGGGGAAGCACTTCACTTGACCAAAACGAGAAAAGAGATGAGTGATAACATGAAATCCTTGGAATTCCGTTTGTGGAAGTGATACAGCTAATATAATTTTGTGTGCTGCACTTAATTTCAGGTCTATAGATCTAGGTTGTACCAATTCTAAAGTGTCACACCACCCTATTCAAGCCAAATGGATAAAGTTCCTCTTTTGTTAGTTTTCTGGAAAGACAGTAGGCCCTTGAGAGTCAGTACCTGCAACTTTGAGGACACGAAGTTGGAACAGTCGAAGGGGAAAGAATAACTACAAAGGCAAAGGTGATTATAGGAATTCGTACAGGCTAGCCAAGGCGAGAGAGGAGAGGGACCGTAACCTTGCCCAAGTGAAGTGCATCAAAGACCATAAATACTCCTCCCATTTACCATAGATTATAGGCAAAGGTTCGTATACTTAGACCACACTAGAGAAGTTGCTCCTTCATTTATCATCAAAATCTGAAGTTCACATGTCAATATGGTGATTCGAATTCTTCACTCCATTGATAACCCATTATTGCTATAAGTGTGCATTGGCAATCTTCCAGTCACCTATCACCAGATGTCTGAACTGAAAGCCTAAAAAATTAAGCAATTGAAACCACAAATGAGGGCATCCCAAAAGAGTTCAAAGGCAGGCTGCTTCCTTTCTGTTTTGGTTACTTGGTTTGGGAATAAAATTAGTTCTACATTTATTTCTTAAAGAAATTTGATCCTAGTGAACCCAACAAATGTGTGGTTGATCTCTCGCAAAACTTTAGCACTATGTTTTCTGACACGAGAAAGAAAGTACAGGTCATTGATCATGCTTGAGACTTGGGAAGGACTCTAAAATTCAATAAACAACAAATCACACTCTTAATAGGATTTCATAAATGTGTTTGCCAATGACGAACTGCAACACTTATTCTAAAAATGAAATCATGGGGTGCAAAATGTATTACCTTAATTCATGAATTAGTTGATAGGAGGTCTGTGCTATGAGTAAAATAAAATCATCCGTCTTTCCTGCTAAAACAAAATTATCCAAGTCAATAACCATGTCAGAAACATTACGTCACAAATCTAAccctaaaatataaaatcataacaaGAGGGAGCACGCAACAACAAGCATTGACAAAGTTTTCACAGTAAGAGAAAAGTAAAAGACGAGAGGAAATACTTTCTCTTTCTTCGATCAACAGAAGCATTCCTTGGGTCCGTTTTAGCAAGACCAGATCCAGGAGGGATGGCATACTGCATCGGGGAAAGAGCTGCGGCTGTAACAGGTGTAGGAGCAGGAGGTGGAGCAGTTGGAGGGGCTACACTTGATGGTAGTGATGCAGGTGGAGCAGAACTTGGTGCAGTTGCAGGCTCAGGAAGCGGCCGCGGCAAAATATGTTTCAACCGGTTATTTCTGTAGTTCTTCCAGAAGTAAAATTGCTGCCTATGTGCCACTTCCTAATAGTTGTTACAAACATGTAGATCAGATCCTATCACAGATTTATGTGCCAGAACTTTAGGTTGGCAAACAAAGtgcaataaataataaacagTGAAATGAGATGAGATGTCCTCGGGGCGAGAATTAACCTCGACAACACGATTAAATAGTTATAAGTTTTATTCCTAAAAACTACGGGAAAGTTCAGAAATGGAAATAAGGCTAATGGCTAAGACAATGaagtaacatgtattataaaGTGTTTTGGCTGCATTTTTAGTCCATAGAAACTGTGTTTACAGAAAGTGGGACGAACCTTCTTTATAGTGGCTGACTAACTAAAGGGTATAGCAAAAGTGGAGAAGGAAACCAGGACAACACATGACATAACTTTTTTACCTTGTTAGCAGGATGAGCCATTGCATTACGAAATGTTGGATTTTGGAGAAGCTCGAGAAAGAATAGGCAGTGTGGATACCTGCATTAACATCAATATAAGGGAAAACCAATACGGTTAGTGAATGATACCTGTAGTCCACAGCAAACAGAAAAGG
This window encodes:
- the LOC107012823 gene encoding uncharacterized protein LOC107012823, which gives rise to MTSLKISKKHHKHFNNPFPSTPNSPFIYGTLILNSNKLPSHQIYPIGKDFQLNWSSKNGGFLSISHKSEPTRPIWSTLPGEPFISAAIAETQVEESRGSFVVKDKHVHSLSNNQTIDDIKIINESDKDQLFSPYPLFPVLMITGKVFAVSKRKKKVGFSRRKDSEKENSTCARYWILFDQKECHQVGFQVRIGKTDLQLPKRVSPTSYRIFSLKFGRIRRRRGGWFRGLKKSLTVSSLAEEKIVMKSSEGVVNNRICLTYSSEKNEKIFGFGEQFSHMNFKGKRVPIFVQEQGIGRGDQPITFAANLVSYRAGGDWSTTYAPSPFYMTSKMRSMYLEGYDYSVFDLTKDDRIQIQLHGDSLEGRILHGNSPTELIECFTRSIGRPPLLPEWIISGAVVGMQGGTDTVRSIWNEMQRYDVPVSAFWLQDWVGQRETVIGSQLWWNWEADETRYSGWKQLIQDLNKQHIKVMTYCNPCLAPMDKKTNIRRHHFEEAKKLDILVKDKNGELYMVPNTAFDVGMLDLTHPRTANWFKQILQEMVDDGVRGWMADFGEGLPVDACLYSGEDPIAAHNRYPELWAKINREFVDEWKSTHVGKEGEDPEESLVFFMRAGYRDTPKWAMLFWEGDQMVSWQKNDGIKSAVVGLLSGGLSGYALNHSDIGGYCAVNLPLPFFKYRRSEELLLRWMELAAFTTVFRTHEGNKPSCNSQFYSNNRTLSHFARLAKVYKAWKFYRIQLVKEASQKGLPICRHLFLHYPEDEDVHSLTYEQFLVGTEILVVPVLDKGKETVKAYFPIGEGSSWKHIWTGKLYSTHGSEAWVEAPIGYPAIFVKEGSSVGKTFLEKLREYNVV
- the LOC107012614 gene encoding mediator of RNA polymerase II transcription subunit 31 isoform X2: MASISNPDTHESPQKSVYKDPDDGRQRFLLELEFVQCLANPTYIHYLAQNRYFEDEAFIGYLKYLQYWQRPEYIKFIMYPHCLFFLELLQNPTFRNAMAHPANKEVAHRQQFYFWKNYRNNRLKHILPRPLPEPATAPSSAPPASLPSSVAPPTAPPPAPTPVTAAALSPMQYAIPPGSGLAKTDPRNASVDRRKRKKDG
- the LOC107012614 gene encoding mediator of RNA polymerase II transcription subunit 31 isoform X1 gives rise to the protein MASISNPDTHESPQKSVYKDPDDGRQRFLLELEFVQCLANPTYIHYLAQNRYFEDEAFIGYLKYLQYWQRPEYIKFIMYPHCLFFLELLQNPTFRNAMAHPANKEVAHRQQFYFWKNYRNNRLKHILPRPLPEPATAPSSAPPASLPSSVAPPTAPPPAPTPVTAAALSPMQYAIPPGSGLAKTDPRNASVDRRKRNRKDG